One Actinoplanes missouriensis 431 DNA segment encodes these proteins:
- a CDS encoding CDP-alcohol phosphatidyltransferase family protein, with protein sequence MTWEEYATAWSRLHGGFDPRQASPVVRGWVRGAYRIGSFLGRRGVSPFAVTLAGVVLCLAVPVVALAGPAGVGVAALLVLLAAMADGLDGAVAVVTGRVSRAGFVYDSVADRVGEAGWLAAFWVAGAPGWLVVAAGAASWLHEYVRARAVAAGMAEIGAVTVGERPTRVSIALCAFLFGALAAPAVLVGAAAWLLMQIIGFAQLIFAVRRALR encoded by the coding sequence GTGACCTGGGAGGAGTACGCCACCGCCTGGTCCCGGCTGCACGGTGGTTTCGACCCGCGACAGGCCTCGCCGGTGGTCCGGGGATGGGTGCGCGGGGCGTACCGGATCGGGTCTTTTCTCGGTCGCCGGGGGGTCTCGCCGTTCGCGGTGACCCTGGCCGGGGTGGTCCTGTGCCTGGCCGTGCCGGTCGTCGCGCTGGCCGGTCCGGCCGGTGTCGGCGTGGCCGCGCTGCTGGTGCTGCTCGCCGCGATGGCTGACGGGCTGGACGGCGCGGTGGCGGTGGTGACCGGGCGGGTGAGCCGGGCCGGGTTCGTCTACGACTCGGTGGCGGACCGGGTGGGCGAGGCCGGGTGGCTCGCCGCCTTCTGGGTGGCCGGGGCGCCCGGCTGGCTGGTGGTCGCGGCGGGTGCCGCGAGCTGGCTTCATGAATATGTACGGGCCCGCGCCGTGGCCGCCGGCATGGCGGAGATCGGCGCCGTGACCGTGGGGGAGCGGCCCACCCGGGTCTCGATCGCCCTGTGCGCGTTCCTCTTCGGCGCCCTCGCCGCTCCCGCCGTCCTGGTGGGCGCCGCGGCGTGGCTGCTGATGCAGATCATCGGATTCGCGCAATTGATTTTCGCGGTCCGCCGCGCCCTCCGATGA